In Helianthus annuus cultivar XRQ/B chromosome 3, HanXRQr2.0-SUNRISE, whole genome shotgun sequence, a single window of DNA contains:
- the LOC110929818 gene encoding auxin-responsive protein SAUR71 produces MKKLIRRLSRVADSSHYSLLRSDPRFSRRSRTPKSRRSGGVPEGHLPVYVGDEMERFIVSADLLNHPIFISLLNKSAQEYGYEQKGVLRIPCHVLLFERVLEAMRLGQEADYDQLQLQLQLQLLADC; encoded by the coding sequence ATGAAGAAGCTCATCCGCCGCCTCTCCCGAGTGGCTGACTCATCCCACTACTCTCTTTTACGGTCCGACCCTCGGTTCTCCCGCCGCTCACGGACCCCCAAATCCCGCCGCAGCGGCGGGGTTCCCGAGGGTCATTTACCCGTATATGTTGGCGATGAGATGGAACGTTTCATCGTCAGCGCCGACTTACTCAACCACCCAATCTTCATCAGCTTGTTAAACAAATCGGCTCAAGAATACGGCTACGAGCAAAAAGGCGTGCTCCGTATCCCGTGTCATGTGCTCCTCTTCGAGCGGGTTCTTGAAGCCATGCGGCTCGGCCAAGAAGCCGATTACGATCAGCTCCAGCTCCAACTCCAGCTTCAACTTCTCGCCGATTGTTAG